In the genome of Bremerella sp. P1, the window CCCACTGAGTCGTAAGCGTGGGCCTCTGGCAAATAGGTGATTCTGTGGATCGGCATTATAGCGTTGCCTTCCGACGGAACTCGATTGCCGATACGTGCTACTGGAAACGATCAGACGATGCAGATGCTTCATATCCCATCCACTGGCGATCAGTTCACTGGCGAGATAATCCAGTAGGTGCGGATGGGTCGGTAACTCACCGCGTGTCCCAAAGTCATCAACCGTCTTGACCAGTCCGCCGCCGAAGTAATGCTGCCAGGTACGATTCACGACGACTCGGGCCGTCAACGGATTGCCTGGGGCGACCAGCCACTCGGCGAGTTGAAGACGATCACCACTCCCTTCGCTCACACCATCGAACAACTGCCTAGGCAGGCCAGGCTGCACCACATCCCCAAGCTGATCCCATACACCGCGAACACGCACATGCGTGACGCGAGGCTCTTCCCGCTCGCGCATCACCATCGTTTCAGGAAACTCTCGCTGCAGAAGTTCGATCTTGCGCTGCTGATCTTCCATGCGAGCTTCCAGACGCACGAAGTCTTGGTTCGTCTCACGCAGATAGAACTTCTTAAGTCGGAGCGACTGTTCTTCGGTTCGCTCGTTGGGCGACATTGCGAGCAGCGCCGAGATCGGGTCGTCTTCCGCCAGGATCGCAACCTCGGCATCCGACCAAGTCCGCGCATCGATCCGTACTTCATCCAGCAGCCCACGCACGGCTAAGATCCACGCGCCTTGCGAATGCTCGCCCTCCTCATCCAAGGATGTGGTCACCGGCGACTGCCACCCTAGGCGCTTACCGTTTACCCAGACGCGTGCATCCTGTGGTGAAGTCGGATCGATCGCAAACGCTATTTGCTGCCAAACGTTGGTTTCCCACGCATCACAAGTCGCTTCCCAAGTGGTGACCGTATCGTCTGCCTTAGCCAACGTAAGTGTGAACTTGTTCTTCGTTTGAAGTAATTCCAGCTTCTCACCGCTGTCACCACTGAGCGTGTAGAGAACTTGCGGCCGCGTGACGGTCGGATAAAGCCAGGCAGCAACAGAAACCGGTCCCTTGGAATCACGCAGCAGACTCAACCGCACGTCTCCGCCTGCGAGTAAGGCCTGCCCTTGCTTGCCGGTAACATACGAAGCATCACCCATCAGGCCGATGCCACTGGGAACAGAAGACGACGTATCAAAGTCGAGTTTCGCGATCAGCTTCTCCTGTGAAACGACTTCGGCTCGGCCTTCCTCTTGGGCTTTCGTTTCCCATTTGGCCATCAACGGATCATCGGTCGTAAGATAGTCGGCGTACGACTGTCGGAGTTCACCTAGCTTGGTTTCCAGCCCGGCAAGCTTCTGTTGCTGCTCGCGCGTGGGGCTCTTGATCACTGGCCCTGCATTGCCGTATTGACCATCGAGCCCCTTTTCGTCGATGTTGTCGAAAAAGGCGGCCAATTTGTAGAAGTCGCGCTGCGAGATCGGATCGTATTTGTGATCGTGACACTGGGCACAACCGAGTGTCATGCCCAACCAGACGCTGCCCGTGGTATTCACACGATCGACGACGTAGGCATGACGATACTCTTCCGCGAACGCTCCGTTCTCATCGTTCACTGGCAGGTTGCGATGAAACCCGGTCGCGGTCAATTGATCGACGGTCGGGTTCGGCAAGAGGTCGCCAGCAAGTTGCTCGATCGTGAATTGATCGAACGGCATGTTCTCATTCAACGCCTGAATCACCCATTCGCGGTAACGCCACATATCGCGATGACTGTCGACGTTGTAGCCGTGCGTATCGGCGTACCGAGCCAGGTCGAGCCAGCGACGGGCAAAGTTCTCGCCATAGGCAGGTGAATCCAACAGGCGATCGATGACCTTCTGTTCGGCTTGCGGGGACGCGTCGGAAACGAAGGCTGCGATTTCGGCAGGCGTGGGTGGCAGACCGGTTAGATCGAAGGTTACCCGCCGCAGCCAGGCATACTTGGAAGCAGGCTTCGCTGGCGCTACCTCATTGGCTTCCATCTTGGCCAACGTGAAATAGTCGATATCGCCAGTGGGCCAATCCTCATTCTCTACCGTAGGAAGATCCGGACGTTTGATCGGCTGCAGGCTCCACAGGTCTTGCCACTTCGCCCCAGCTTCGATCCACCGCTTCAGGGTCGCAATCTCTTCCAGGCTCGGCTGATGCTGCTCACTGGGAGGCGGCATGCGGACATCGGGATCGCTGGAGACCAAACGACGATAGAGCTCGCTATCCTTAGAATGCCCTGGTGAGATTTGCTCCATGGCACTCTCGCGCTGATCCAGCCGCAAATCGGCCTTTCGAGTGGCCGCATCGGGACCATGGCAAGCGTAGCAATGCTGAGCCAAGATCGGCTGCACATCGCGAGGAAAGTCGATCGTCAGTTTCTCCGCGCGCACGTCGACCGATGCCGCCAGCGCGCACGCTGAGAACAAAAGCGATCGAATTAGCCAAGCACGGAAAGAATGCACAAGCACCCCAGCGGATCAGGAAAGAAAGACGCCTTTCTTCCATCATATACGCCAAGGGCGATTTTGGTCCAAGTGCGAGCCAGGGAACGCCCCACCACAGGGCAGCACGAAGGGGTCGTAACGATTAGACAAGCTAATCCTATCCGAGATTGGTCACCCGACCGCTCGAGTCACTGAACCTGTCCGCATTGATGCCCATCGCTTCGAGCATGGTGACGTACAAGTTGCACAGCGGAGTCTTATCCGCCACACGGACATGTCGGCCCGGCTTCAGCGCACCACCACCTCGTCCGGCCAGCAAGATTGGCAAGTCGTCGTGGTTGTGGCGATTTCCATCCGAGATTCCGCTGCCGTACAGCAGCATCGAGTTATCCAGCAGCGTGCCGTCACCTTCCTTGACCTCGCGCATCTTGGTAAGCAGGTAGTCGAACTGCTTGGCATGAAAAACGTTGACCTTGGCGATTTTCTTCTGCTTTGCGTCGTCGTTCTGGTGGTGCGAAAGATCGTGGTGCCCTTCGCTTACACCGATTTGAGGATAAGGACGATTGCTGCTCGCATTGGTCATCATGAAGGTCGCGATCCGCGTCGAGTCGGTCTGAAACGCGAGTACAATCATGTCCAACATCAGGCGGCAATGCTCTTCAAACTCGGCCGGTACTCCGCTTGGGCGAGCATAGTCGGGCATCTCGACTTCTTGTCCTTCCAGCTTGATGCTGTGGGAAACACGGCGTTCGACGTCGCGCACCGCGTGCAGGTACTCGTCCATTTTGCGGCGATCGACTTCCCCGAGACGATGCTGAAGCCGCTTCGCGTCATTCAGGACAAAATCGAGGACACTTTTCTTCCGACGGTTCTGGATTGCCTGGCTTTCGGCCTGCTCCTTGGAATCGCCATTGCCAAACAACCGATCAAACAGGGCCCGCGGGTTGATCTCTTTGGTGACATAGTTGGTATCGCTCCGCCAGCTGAGATTCGACGAATAGACACAGCTGTACCCGGAATCACAGTTGCCAGACTGGGCACTTGGCTCAAGCCCCAATTCGAGCGAGGGAAACTTGGTCAAATGTGAAAGTCGAGCCGCGGCAAACTGATCGACCGAGATGCCATTGCGGATGTCGGCACCAGAGGTCTTGTGCGGATGGGCACCGGTCAAAAAGGAAGCCACGCTGCGCGCATGGTCGCCGCCACCATCACCTAATGCCCAGCCGTTGTGCAGTTCGAAACCGGAGATCGGCATGATCTCGCTGCGGTGCTTGGCCAGGTGCGAAAGGGTTGGGGTCAACTCTTTCAGCTCTCCTTCATACTGCGGTTTCCAATCGGGCATATGCATGCCGTTGGGAACGTAGAAGAAGCCCATGCGTACCGGCGGTTTGATGTCGGACGAATCGATGTTGGCGGCTCGCGCCTCGGGGCATACGCTTTCCAGCCACGGCAACGCCACGGCGGTACCAAGGCCACGCAAGATCATTCGTCGACTGAGCATTGTGCTAGACATATAACTGCCTTCCCTTAGCCGCCACGTTTCTGAAACGGTTCGCTATGAACGATTGCCCGGATCATCGAAGAGAAGCGGTAATTACTGTTCTCCAATTCGACCTTCACGGCCTGGATCGCACATTCGTCATAATACTCCACGCCTCGCCCCAAAGCATACGTGGTCGTTTTTGAGATCAGGTTGTGAACGAATTCGTCCTTCCTGTCTTCCAATAGCAATTGCTTGAGGCCAGCAGCCCCGTCGAACTTGCGTCCGCCAGGCATCTCGCCGGACGCGTCGATGGCAAAGCCTTCGTCCTTGGTCCGCCACTTGCCGATCGCATCGTAGTTTTCCAGCGCAAACCCAATCGGATCCATTCGGGCATGACACGACGCACAAGCAGCGTTCTCGCGATGCTGCTTCATCTGTTCGCGCAGGCTACCGGTCAACTTCTTTTGCGATTCAAGCGATGGCACATCCGCCGGTGCTTCCGGCGGTGGAGTACCCAGCACATTGTCGAGAATCCACTTCCCGCGTTTGACCGGGCTTGTGCGAGTCGGGTTCGAGGTCACTGTCAGCACGCTGGCCTGGGTGAGGATTCCGCCTCGGCGGCCATCGGAAAGTTTGACGCGGCGGAAGTTATCTCCCTTCACATCGCCAATGCCGTAGTGCTCGGCGAGACGCTGATTCAGGAAAGTGTAATCTGCCGCCAACAGGTCGAGCACACTGCGATCTTCATCGATGATCGACTGGAAGAACATTTCCGTTTCGGTTCGCATGTCTTCGGCAAGCTTGTGATTGAAGCTTCCAAAGCGACGGCGATCGGGCTGCACGATCTCCAGCTTTCGCATTTCGAGCCACTGCCCGGCGAAGTTCTCGGTGAGTTGTTTCGCTTTCGGATCGGCCAACATCCGCGTGACTTGGACATCGACGTTCTGCCGGAGCGTTCCCTTCCAGGCCTGCTGAAGCAGTTCTTCATCGGGCATGGTACTCCACAGGAAGTAACTCAAGCGAGTCGCCAATTGATAGTCGCTCAGCGGCTGAGGGCCTTCCGTTCCTTCGGGCGCCTCCTCAACTTTGAAGAGGAAGTGAGGGGAACACAAAACACCCACCACAACCTCGCGAATCGCAGCTTCGTAGTTCAGACCATCTGATTTCCCCATTGCGTAGAGGATCATCAGCCGTTCCATCTCTCCCTTCGTCACTGGCCGTCGGAACGCTCGCGATGCGAAACGAGCAATCACCTGTTGAGCCGCTTGCTTTTCATCCAATCCTTGTTGACCAGGTGTTACAAAGATGATCTTCTTGTGCGACTCGGGATACCGATCATCGAGGTTCGTATCCGG includes:
- a CDS encoding DUF1592 domain-containing protein; the protein is MPRLSDGLRTYGPFPLVLCLVCTLIASQAMGAKRAEMAESYNATVVPFMKSYCMDCHSGDSAEAGLDLEKFRSWEEVTTTGRKKWSSILEMLVAGSMPPKDSEQPAGEELQAVLKWVQEALSTVDCDGPVNPGRETIRRLNRIEYENTIRDLVGIEYKATESFPADDVGYGFDNIGDVLSTSPLLFEKFYEAADEIASRAIVTDKSQLIPKSELPLASFKLKYGKPAGRQLSFPSNNTGSYELEVEPGMYTVAIYAHASQAGDEPAKMGVRLGDKEKRTFAVSNESPNEHPMEIKMRMPRGKLPLEVAFLNDHYDPSNPNPSRRDRNLFINRIELRGPDTNLDDRYPESHKKIIFVTPGQQGLDEKQAAQQVIARFASRAFRRPVTKGEMERLMILYAMGKSDGLNYEAAIREVVVGVLCSPHFLFKVEEAPEGTEGPQPLSDYQLATRLSYFLWSTMPDEELLQQAWKGTLRQNVDVQVTRMLADPKAKQLTENFAGQWLEMRKLEIVQPDRRRFGSFNHKLAEDMRTETEMFFQSIIDEDRSVLDLLAADYTFLNQRLAEHYGIGDVKGDNFRRVKLSDGRRGGILTQASVLTVTSNPTRTSPVKRGKWILDNVLGTPPPEAPADVPSLESQKKLTGSLREQMKQHRENAACASCHARMDPIGFALENYDAIGKWRTKDEGFAIDASGEMPGGRKFDGAAGLKQLLLEDRKDEFVHNLISKTTTYALGRGVEYYDECAIQAVKVELENSNYRFSSMIRAIVHSEPFQKRGG
- a CDS encoding DUF1552 domain-containing protein — translated: MSSTMLSRRMILRGLGTAVALPWLESVCPEARAANIDSSDIKPPVRMGFFYVPNGMHMPDWKPQYEGELKELTPTLSHLAKHRSEIMPISGFELHNGWALGDGGGDHARSVASFLTGAHPHKTSGADIRNGISVDQFAAARLSHLTKFPSLELGLEPSAQSGNCDSGYSCVYSSNLSWRSDTNYVTKEINPRALFDRLFGNGDSKEQAESQAIQNRRKKSVLDFVLNDAKRLQHRLGEVDRRKMDEYLHAVRDVERRVSHSIKLEGQEVEMPDYARPSGVPAEFEEHCRLMLDMIVLAFQTDSTRIATFMMTNASSNRPYPQIGVSEGHHDLSHHQNDDAKQKKIAKVNVFHAKQFDYLLTKMREVKEGDGTLLDNSMLLYGSGISDGNRHNHDDLPILLAGRGGGALKPGRHVRVADKTPLCNLYVTMLEAMGINADRFSDSSGRVTNLG
- a CDS encoding DUF1553 domain-containing protein, coding for MRAEKLTIDFPRDVQPILAQHCYACHGPDAATRKADLRLDQRESAMEQISPGHSKDSELYRRLVSSDPDVRMPPPSEQHQPSLEEIATLKRWIEAGAKWQDLWSLQPIKRPDLPTVENEDWPTGDIDYFTLAKMEANEVAPAKPASKYAWLRRVTFDLTGLPPTPAEIAAFVSDASPQAEQKVIDRLLDSPAYGENFARRWLDLARYADTHGYNVDSHRDMWRYREWVIQALNENMPFDQFTIEQLAGDLLPNPTVDQLTATGFHRNLPVNDENGAFAEEYRHAYVVDRVNTTGSVWLGMTLGCAQCHDHKYDPISQRDFYKLAAFFDNIDEKGLDGQYGNAGPVIKSPTREQQQKLAGLETKLGELRQSYADYLTTDDPLMAKWETKAQEEGRAEVVSQEKLIAKLDFDTSSSVPSGIGLMGDASYVTGKQGQALLAGGDVRLSLLRDSKGPVSVAAWLYPTVTRPQVLYTLSGDSGEKLELLQTKNKFTLTLAKADDTVTTWEATCDAWETNVWQQIAFAIDPTSPQDARVWVNGKRLGWQSPVTTSLDEEGEHSQGAWILAVRGLLDEVRIDARTWSDAEVAILAEDDPISALLAMSPNERTEEQSLRLKKFYLRETNQDFVRLEARMEDQQRKIELLQREFPETMVMREREEPRVTHVRVRGVWDQLGDVVQPGLPRQLFDGVSEGSGDRLQLAEWLVAPGNPLTARVVVNRTWQHYFGGGLVKTVDDFGTRGELPTHPHLLDYLASELIASGWDMKHLHRLIVSSSTYRQSSSVGRQRYNADPQNHLFARGPRLRLSGEELRDQALATSGLLVEQIGGVSVKPYQPPGLWEELSKGSDFTAQRFVQDHGDRLYRRSLYTYWKRSSPPPNMTAFDAPNREICVAQRSRTNTPMQALVLLNDVTFVEAAKVLAANVMKRHENLIEAAIEDAFLRILSRPIQSDERTMLAALYRQELQKFFEDARAMNQWLGEGETVVEPSPELAAMTVICHTIFNLDEAVMTP